A region of uncultured Draconibacterium sp. DNA encodes the following proteins:
- a CDS encoding glycoside hydrolase family 97 N-terminal domain-containing protein: MKLRRLCYLLSITLIVLACNSQNEIIVQSPNGQKKLTVFPTSETTESGQITFSVKYGDRQIILPSVLEIKSQDIDFSTPFSVKNVAEIAVQNQWTTNLGERSTILDNYNEAKIYLESETAKLNLICRAYNEGVAFAYEVPAQNNLTEIKIDDELITYQFAENHEVWSTPERKPRRLTAQGEIKKIPLSELKEGCERPLLVEVADNVKIALAEARLVDYARLSFDAGKQLENSIVSSLDGKIIDTKQDLVSGAVENERSEGAKVEMKLPFKSPWRVVMMGESYGELLENNYILQNLNPPSEIEDESWITPGKVLREGTLTTQGGFAAIDFVASHNMQYVHFDAGWYGNEMDNASDATTVTLDPKRSKGPFDIEAITAYAKEKGVKVMLYVNRRALEKQLDDILPLFQEWGIAGIKYGFVRVGDQHATTWMHEAVKKTAAHKMVIDIHDEYRPTGFSRTYPNLLTQEGIVAMKNPYQTATR; the protein is encoded by the coding sequence ATGAAATTGAGAAGACTCTGTTATTTACTATCAATCACACTAATAGTATTGGCTTGTAATTCGCAAAACGAAATTATAGTGCAATCTCCTAATGGACAGAAAAAGCTGACCGTTTTTCCAACATCCGAAACAACAGAAAGTGGACAAATCACATTTTCTGTAAAATATGGCGACCGCCAAATTATCCTGCCGTCAGTACTCGAAATCAAATCGCAGGACATCGATTTTAGTACGCCATTTTCTGTAAAAAATGTGGCAGAAATAGCGGTTCAAAATCAGTGGACAACCAATCTGGGCGAAAGGAGCACCATTCTTGATAACTACAACGAAGCAAAAATTTATTTGGAAAGCGAAACTGCAAAACTTAATTTGATTTGTCGTGCCTATAACGAAGGTGTTGCATTTGCCTACGAAGTGCCGGCTCAAAATAATCTTACCGAGATTAAAATCGATGATGAACTGATTACATACCAGTTTGCCGAGAACCATGAAGTTTGGTCTACCCCTGAACGAAAACCCAGAAGGTTAACGGCTCAGGGAGAAATTAAGAAAATTCCGCTGTCGGAATTAAAAGAAGGCTGCGAGCGCCCCTTGTTGGTTGAAGTTGCAGATAATGTTAAAATTGCACTGGCTGAAGCCCGTTTGGTGGATTATGCTCGTTTGAGTTTTGATGCAGGTAAGCAGCTCGAAAACAGCATTGTTTCTAGTTTGGATGGAAAAATAATAGACACCAAACAAGACCTGGTAAGTGGTGCGGTTGAAAATGAACGTAGCGAAGGTGCCAAAGTTGAAATGAAGCTTCCATTTAAATCACCATGGCGCGTAGTAATGATGGGAGAAAGTTATGGCGAGTTACTGGAAAACAATTACATTCTTCAAAACTTAAATCCTCCGAGCGAAATTGAAGATGAATCGTGGATTACACCCGGTAAAGTATTACGCGAAGGAACACTTACAACTCAGGGAGGCTTTGCTGCCATCGATTTTGTGGCCAGTCACAACATGCAATATGTGCATTTCGATGCCGGCTGGTACGGAAATGAAATGGACAATGCATCCGATGCAACAACGGTAACGCTCGATCCGAAACGTTCGAAAGGGCCTTTCGATATCGAAGCTATTACGGCCTATGCCAAAGAAAAAGGCGTAAAAGTAATGTTGTATGTCAACCGTCGCGCGCTGGAGAAACAATTAGACGATATTTTGCCATTGTTTCAGGAATGGGGCATTGCCGGTATTAAATACGGTTTTGTGCGGGTTGGCGATCAACATGCAACTACCTGGATGCACGAAGCTGTGAAAAAAACAGCTGCACACAAAATGGTGATAGATATACACGACGAATACCGGCCAACAGGATTTTCAAGAACCTATCCCAATCTTTTGACCCAGGAAGGCATCGTGGCGATGAAGAATCCGTACCAAACAGCCACACGCTAA
- a CDS encoding glycoside hydrolase family 97 C-terminal domain-containing protein, translating to MFTRSLAGAADNTVCYYNSRVEKMGSHASQLAKTVCIFSPLQFLYWYDKAPAAPVKDDALWGDTNTIGNEPELEFFNNVPTVWDETKVLVGEIGEIGVIARRKGNDWWIGGINGQTARTVDLDFSFLKEGANYSAKIYTDDEMVETRTRVKIEEKELSVGSAMAFDLKANNGFTMHIQQINK from the coding sequence ATGTTTACCCGTTCGCTGGCCGGAGCTGCCGACAACACGGTTTGCTATTACAACAGTCGTGTGGAAAAAATGGGCTCGCACGCCTCGCAGCTCGCAAAAACGGTTTGTATTTTTAGCCCACTTCAGTTTTTGTATTGGTACGATAAAGCACCTGCTGCGCCTGTAAAAGACGATGCACTTTGGGGCGACACAAATACCATAGGTAACGAACCTGAGTTGGAATTTTTTAACAATGTGCCTACTGTTTGGGACGAAACTAAAGTGCTAGTTGGCGAAATTGGCGAAATAGGTGTAATTGCCCGTCGCAAAGGAAACGACTGGTGGATTGGCGGAATAAATGGACAAACGGCTCGTACTGTCGATCTCGACTTTTCATTTTTAAAAGAAGGTGCCAACTATTCCGCAAAAATATACACCGACGACGAAATGGTAGAAACCCGAACCCGTGTAAAAATTGAAGAGAAAGAATTAAGTGTAGGCAGTGCAATGGCTTTCGATTTAAAAGCCAACAATGGGTTTACCATGCATATTCAACAAATTAATAAGTAA
- a CDS encoding putative glycoside hydrolase, with amino-acid sequence MSFVKNSNSKMKLNRFCLTLSLVFIMLAFSSFGQKETELLVSDGTAYNPKAYYPKFTWETTPMYYHFGDIDRVLKPEEVKFIADRTDFICIEKSHAYNQLGDQVLGTKHEVEAFHKIKPESKVMFYYNSYLAWPYPRFNKDFTPEGIAKNPELVKFLFVNPKTGKLREKTRPAFSYYFDALNPDFRKWWVESAAKGVEISGADGIFIDRMNVGLDMDYPNDKVVEIAKAKGEMMAALKEKMGPDKILIGNNAARTEEVYPHCDAFFFEHYNNTVTNKENLLEEWGDMERIAKAGKISIYRFGAKGKGRTDITIGETITDGMVEQSKKQLEYFLACYLIGAQPYSYFQYNWGWNLPDGNLVDYPELQKPLGAPKGAFKRVSPDGWEFTREFQHASVWVNTETKKAKITWR; translated from the coding sequence ATGTCTTTTGTAAAAAATAGTAACTCAAAAATGAAGCTTAATCGATTTTGTCTCACACTTAGTCTTGTATTTATAATGCTGGCTTTTAGTTCTTTCGGACAAAAAGAAACAGAATTATTAGTTAGCGATGGAACCGCCTATAATCCAAAGGCATATTACCCAAAATTTACCTGGGAGACTACCCCAATGTATTATCATTTCGGAGATATCGATCGGGTTTTAAAACCTGAAGAAGTTAAATTTATTGCAGATAGAACAGATTTCATTTGTATTGAAAAATCACACGCATACAACCAACTTGGAGATCAGGTATTAGGCACAAAGCACGAAGTGGAAGCGTTTCATAAAATCAAGCCAGAGTCTAAAGTAATGTTCTATTATAATTCGTATTTGGCATGGCCTTATCCTCGGTTTAATAAAGATTTTACTCCGGAGGGCATTGCTAAAAACCCCGAATTAGTCAAATTCCTGTTTGTCAATCCAAAGACTGGAAAATTAAGGGAAAAAACCAGACCGGCGTTTTCATACTATTTTGATGCTTTAAATCCTGACTTCCGTAAATGGTGGGTCGAGTCTGCTGCCAAAGGTGTTGAAATATCAGGTGCCGATGGTATTTTTATTGACCGCATGAATGTGGGCTTAGATATGGATTACCCGAATGATAAGGTAGTTGAAATAGCAAAAGCCAAAGGCGAAATGATGGCTGCGTTAAAAGAGAAAATGGGGCCTGATAAAATATTAATTGGAAACAACGCTGCCAGAACCGAAGAGGTTTATCCTCATTGCGATGCTTTCTTTTTCGAACATTACAATAATACCGTTACCAATAAAGAAAATTTACTCGAAGAATGGGGCGATATGGAACGAATTGCCAAAGCAGGTAAAATATCAATTTACCGTTTTGGGGCTAAAGGTAAAGGACGAACCGATATTACAATTGGTGAAACGATTACAGATGGAATGGTAGAACAGTCAAAGAAACAGTTGGAGTATTTTCTGGCCTGTTACCTGATTGGGGCGCAACCTTATTCCTATTTTCAATACAACTGGGGCTGGAATTTGCCCGACGGGAATTTAGTAGACTATCCGGAATTACAAAAACCTCTTGGAGCACCCAAAGGAGCCTTCAAGCGTGTATCACCCGATGGTTGGGAATTTACCCGTGAGTTTCAGCATGCAAGTGTTTGGGTGAACACGGAAACTAAAAAAGCTAAAATAACCTGGCGATAA
- a CDS encoding sulfatase-like hydrolase/transferase produces MKHIQQIVFLFLAFTIPFETYAKSQDKPNIIFLMTDDQRWDNMGCYGRSEFNTPNIDKLAEQGVIFDKAYYAVAICMPSRVTMMTGRYNSNHRVGFVAPDDYTLSQADFEKGYPALLKNAGYRTGFIGKVGFTVTAEATRPSTPKEHFYKKHMGEIFDFFAGTETHDRNGMVTWSEDNEALEAIFKEGRENSGRTLRTGEAMLRFLDTQPDDQPFCLSVSFYAVKHDNNKDIYMPHFEYYKDFNMSVPENWEEDNSDDLPKVVVENARGPRLHAQRSSTPELYQRLVRRFATQCYSVDEQVGLLVEKLKEKGMLENTIIIYTSDNGRFQGSHGLFDKCLLYEESVKAPLIVYDGRVPEHKRGYREDALISSVDMAPTILSLAGIEVPEGVQGRDFSGVLDKTQDMSQWRDAVFMEDLFLVDMFQERYKQNVDEINQKLIDENKSYRSHGIRTDRYKYFVYYEHDPKIEELYDLEHDPLEQNNLANSSAHSELLKKLRKQTEELYREAIR; encoded by the coding sequence ATGAAACATATTCAACAAATAGTATTCTTGTTTTTGGCATTTACCATCCCATTTGAAACCTATGCCAAGTCACAAGACAAACCCAACATCATTTTTTTAATGACCGACGACCAGCGTTGGGATAACATGGGCTGTTATGGTAGGTCCGAGTTCAACACTCCCAATATCGATAAATTGGCAGAGCAGGGTGTTATTTTCGACAAGGCATATTATGCCGTCGCAATATGTATGCCTAGTCGCGTAACCATGATGACGGGGCGTTACAATTCGAATCACCGTGTTGGATTTGTGGCTCCCGACGACTATACCTTGTCGCAAGCTGATTTTGAAAAGGGCTATCCCGCCTTATTAAAAAATGCAGGTTACCGTACTGGTTTTATCGGTAAAGTTGGCTTTACCGTTACCGCAGAAGCAACGAGACCAAGTACACCCAAAGAACATTTCTACAAAAAACACATGGGTGAAATCTTCGATTTTTTTGCAGGCACCGAAACCCATGATAGAAATGGCATGGTTACCTGGTCGGAAGATAATGAAGCTCTGGAAGCAATTTTTAAAGAGGGACGTGAAAATTCGGGACGAACTCTACGAACCGGTGAAGCCATGTTGCGCTTTTTAGATACGCAACCTGATGATCAACCGTTCTGCCTTTCAGTAAGTTTTTATGCGGTTAAGCACGACAATAACAAGGATATTTACATGCCTCATTTCGAGTACTACAAAGATTTTAATATGTCGGTGCCTGAAAATTGGGAGGAAGATAATTCGGATGATTTGCCTAAGGTAGTGGTTGAAAATGCAAGAGGACCACGTTTACATGCACAGCGTTCATCTACCCCAGAGCTTTACCAAAGACTGGTGCGCCGCTTTGCTACACAATGTTATAGTGTTGATGAGCAAGTTGGTTTATTGGTAGAAAAGCTGAAAGAGAAAGGAATGTTGGAAAATACCATCATTATCTACACCAGCGATAACGGGCGTTTTCAGGGCTCACACGGACTTTTTGATAAGTGTTTACTATACGAAGAATCGGTGAAAGCACCTCTGATTGTATACGATGGTCGTGTTCCCGAACATAAACGTGGGTATAGAGAAGATGCTTTAATCTCATCGGTTGATATGGCACCAACGATTCTCTCGCTGGCCGGAATTGAAGTACCAGAAGGTGTTCAGGGCAGAGATTTTAGTGGAGTTTTGGATAAAACGCAAGATATGAGCCAATGGCGCGATGCTGTTTTTATGGAGGACCTTTTTTTGGTGGATATGTTTCAAGAACGATACAAGCAAAATGTAGATGAAATTAACCAAAAGCTGATTGACGAAAACAAATCTTATCGCAGTCATGGCATACGAACCGATCGGTACAAATATTTTGTGTACTATGAGCACGATCCTAAAATTGAGGAATTATACGATTTGGAGCACGACCCATTAGAACAGAATAACTTAGCAAACAGTTCGGCGCATTCAGAGCTTTTAAAGAAGTTGCGTAAGCAGACTGAGGAACTGTATCGGGAGGCTATTCGATAA
- a CDS encoding right-handed parallel beta-helix repeat-containing protein: MKKLRIISIQLALLFLLMFCLNACHQESSIHISPLGNDNNKGTANKPVASIERANLLVQEKMKQGEKDTIRVIFHEGTYRLNKGIVLDTDESGTEESPVIYQSKNGEKVIISGAIPITDFSSLSKDHFLYKKNPEIGTKIIEIDLTKTSLSTFNKIKLAGFDGSEKSGSYTLRELYFNGKSMPLSRWPNEGYVNYIRAVTDSSEAIARTGIVYNDEHISGWKQEPNILLHGYWTKLWDDAYEHVAKIDTTNQIIWLTPPYNKYYFSKNKPFAARNVISEIDEPGEWAYDDPNKKIYFYPPEDITKASLELSVCETPLLQINNASWITVKGIHFQNGAGNGMVINNSSHVNILDCEINGFARDGILMNDGQNNNIASCHIYDMGRGGIKVSGGNRETFERADFIIDNCHIHDLSRIDRTYTPGVVLSGVGSTLKHCKFHDIPSSAIRVGGNDHIIEYNEMFDVVTESDDQGAIDMYGDPTYRGNVFRYNYIHDTGPQGNHGVDAHVGRGGIRFDDAISGNFVYSNVFKNCSGGLLGAMQIHGGSDNLIWNNIFYQCHAGVSFTVMNQERWDRVTTRHIKAFEKNRFLYISRYPNLVNLSLEMENNAVIQNILIECDNTTLRMPELVTLEQNLVIDKNRKFPDLEANAYSIRDINVGADKIKFEPIPFEKIGLRNK, from the coding sequence ATGAAAAAGTTAAGAATTATATCAATTCAATTGGCATTACTTTTCTTATTAATGTTTTGCTTAAATGCCTGCCATCAGGAGTCTTCAATACATATTTCTCCTTTGGGTAATGACAATAACAAGGGTACTGCAAACAAGCCAGTTGCAAGTATTGAAAGAGCTAATCTATTGGTTCAAGAGAAGATGAAACAAGGTGAGAAGGACACCATTCGGGTAATATTCCACGAAGGAACTTATCGCTTAAACAAAGGAATCGTATTGGATACTGATGAATCTGGAACAGAAGAATCACCAGTAATCTATCAAAGTAAAAATGGAGAAAAAGTTATCATTTCCGGCGCTATTCCAATTACAGATTTCAGCTCACTTTCCAAAGATCATTTTTTGTACAAGAAAAATCCTGAAATTGGAACTAAGATTATTGAGATTGATCTAACAAAAACCAGCTTGTCAACATTTAATAAGATTAAACTAGCAGGTTTTGATGGTAGTGAAAAATCGGGTTCTTACACCTTAAGAGAACTCTACTTTAACGGAAAGTCTATGCCACTTTCCAGGTGGCCAAATGAAGGCTATGTCAATTACATACGTGCAGTAACAGACTCATCGGAAGCAATAGCGAGAACAGGTATTGTTTATAACGATGAGCATATTTCCGGCTGGAAACAAGAACCAAATATATTACTACATGGTTACTGGACTAAATTGTGGGACGATGCCTACGAGCATGTTGCTAAAATTGATACAACTAATCAAATTATTTGGCTAACTCCACCGTACAACAAATATTACTTTTCCAAGAACAAACCTTTTGCCGCGCGCAATGTAATATCAGAAATTGACGAACCAGGAGAGTGGGCTTACGATGACCCAAATAAAAAAATCTATTTCTATCCTCCTGAAGATATCACAAAGGCATCCCTGGAACTTTCTGTTTGCGAAACGCCCCTGCTTCAAATTAATAATGCATCATGGATTACAGTTAAAGGAATTCATTTTCAGAATGGGGCCGGGAATGGCATGGTAATTAATAATAGCAGTCATGTAAATATCCTCGATTGTGAAATAAATGGATTCGCAAGAGATGGTATTTTAATGAATGATGGACAAAACAATAACATCGCTTCATGCCATATTTATGATATGGGGCGCGGTGGTATTAAAGTATCAGGAGGCAATAGAGAAACTTTTGAAAGGGCGGATTTTATTATTGATAATTGCCATATCCATGATTTATCGCGAATTGATCGCACCTATACTCCAGGAGTAGTCCTTAGTGGAGTCGGTTCTACTTTAAAGCATTGTAAGTTTCATGACATACCAAGCAGTGCCATTCGAGTAGGAGGAAACGACCACATCATTGAATACAATGAAATGTTTGATGTTGTTACGGAGTCTGATGATCAGGGTGCTATTGATATGTATGGCGATCCTACATACAGAGGCAATGTATTTCGTTACAATTACATTCATGATACAGGACCTCAAGGTAATCATGGGGTTGATGCTCATGTTGGCAGAGGAGGTATCCGATTTGATGATGCCATATCAGGAAATTTTGTTTACTCCAATGTATTCAAAAATTGCTCTGGTGGTTTGTTGGGAGCAATGCAAATACATGGAGGTAGTGACAACTTAATTTGGAACAATATATTTTATCAATGCCATGCTGGAGTCTCCTTTACTGTTATGAATCAAGAACGTTGGGACAGAGTGACTACCAGACATATTAAAGCCTTTGAGAAAAACAGATTCTTGTATATATCAAGGTATCCTAACTTGGTAAATTTATCTTTGGAGATGGAAAATAATGCCGTCATTCAGAACATCTTAATAGAGTGTGATAATACTACTTTGCGTATGCCGGAATTGGTAACTTTAGAACAAAATCTGGTAATTGACAAAAACAGGAAATTCCCCGATTTGGAAGCAAATGCATATTCCATTAGAGATATTAATGTTGGAGCAGATAAAATCAAGTTCGAACCCATTCCTTTTGAAAAAATTGGATTGAGAAATAAGTAG